Proteins from one Amycolatopsis benzoatilytica AK 16/65 genomic window:
- a CDS encoding NAD(P)/FAD-dependent oxidoreductase — translation MTSPAQEPRRILIVGAGQAGLHAAARLRHRIRPAEAAITVVDSHSYSTYQPLLAEAAAGSLEPRHVVVPLRQVLPGVEVLTRAVVSIDHSRRTAFLASDAGEPEPVGYDVLMLAPGSVTRVLPVPGLAENGIGFKTVGEAIHLRNHVLAQLDSAVSARSAAERRRALTFVFVGGGYAGVEALAELQDMAHDACRHYPGIEPAQLHWVLVEATGRILPEVGERMGRYTVDLLRRRAIDIRLNTRLTSVVDGHVILDDGSEFDAGTLVWTAGVAPHPLLKQTDLPLDERGRVRATEYLSVQDTPDAWALGDCATVPDLTGGPGAVCPPSAQHAVRQARVAADNVLAALRGRALTPYRHTSAGSVASLGLYQGVAQIYRLRLHGFPAWLAHRTYHLLALPTWNRRLRVVADWTLALLFPREIVSLDALEHAHDEFAASAEAAGRR, via the coding sequence ATGACCTCACCCGCGCAAGAGCCACGCCGGATCCTCATCGTCGGCGCCGGGCAGGCCGGGCTGCACGCGGCGGCGCGGTTGCGGCACCGGATCCGGCCCGCCGAAGCCGCGATCACCGTGGTGGACTCGCACTCCTACTCGACCTATCAGCCGCTGCTGGCCGAAGCCGCGGCCGGCAGCCTGGAACCCCGGCACGTGGTCGTGCCGCTGCGGCAGGTCCTGCCCGGCGTGGAGGTGCTCACCCGGGCCGTGGTCTCGATCGACCACTCCCGCCGCACCGCCTTCCTGGCCTCCGACGCCGGCGAGCCGGAACCGGTCGGCTACGACGTGCTGATGCTGGCCCCGGGATCGGTGACCCGCGTGCTGCCGGTGCCTGGGCTGGCCGAAAACGGGATCGGCTTCAAGACCGTCGGCGAGGCGATCCACCTGCGCAACCACGTGCTCGCCCAGCTCGACTCCGCAGTCTCGGCCCGCTCGGCCGCCGAACGGCGGCGGGCGTTGACGTTCGTGTTCGTCGGGGGCGGCTACGCCGGTGTCGAGGCGCTGGCCGAACTGCAGGACATGGCGCACGACGCCTGCCGCCACTACCCCGGGATCGAGCCCGCGCAGCTGCATTGGGTGCTGGTGGAGGCGACCGGCCGGATCCTGCCCGAGGTGGGCGAACGGATGGGCCGCTACACCGTCGACCTGCTGCGCCGCCGCGCCATCGACATCCGGCTGAACACCCGGCTGACGTCCGTTGTGGACGGTCACGTGATCCTGGACGACGGCTCGGAGTTCGACGCCGGCACCCTGGTCTGGACCGCCGGAGTGGCCCCGCATCCGCTGCTCAAACAGACCGACCTGCCGCTCGACGAGCGCGGCCGGGTGCGTGCCACCGAATATCTGTCCGTCCAGGACACTCCAGACGCGTGGGCACTCGGGGACTGCGCGACCGTGCCCGACCTGACCGGCGGCCCGGGCGCAGTCTGCCCGCCCAGCGCACAGCACGCTGTCCGGCAAGCTCGAGTGGCCGCCGACAATGTGCTCGCCGCGCTGCGCGGCCGCGCGCTGACGCCGTACCGGCACACGTCGGCCGGATCGGTTGCCAGCCTCGGGCTGTACCAGGGCGTCGCGCAGATCTACCGGCTTCGGCTGCACGGCTTCCCGGCCTGGCTGGCACACCGCACCTACCACTTGCTGGCGCTGCCCACCTGGAACCGGCGGCTGCGGGTGGTCGCCGACTGGACGCTGGCCCTGTTGTTCCCGCGGGAGATCGTTTCCCTGGACGCACTGGAGCACGCGCACGACGAATTCGCCGCCTCGGCGGAAGCGGCCGGCCGGAGGTAA
- a CDS encoding PIG-L deacetylase family protein — MDTVASPPAGMTSVLAVIAHPDDESFGLGAVIDAVVASGGRVAVLCFTRGGASTLGGRRPDLATVRAAEFGAAAAILGVTETELLDYPDGGLSSVPLPELAGHVLRLAARTAVSHLLAFDTGGVTGHPDHAAATAAAAAAAARLDLPVVGWTLPASIADRLNAELGTAFTGHPLSEVDWTLPVDRSVQRRAIAAHASQATHNPVLVRRLEMLGALEHLRLLAGHADGERR, encoded by the coding sequence GTGGACACTGTCGCGTCGCCGCCGGCCGGCATGACGTCGGTATTGGCCGTAATAGCGCATCCTGACGACGAATCCTTCGGCCTCGGCGCGGTCATCGATGCCGTCGTCGCATCCGGCGGCCGGGTCGCGGTCTTGTGCTTCACCCGGGGCGGAGCGTCCACGCTCGGCGGTCGGCGACCGGACCTGGCCACCGTCCGAGCGGCCGAATTCGGTGCGGCGGCCGCAATTCTCGGCGTCACCGAGACCGAGCTGCTCGACTACCCCGACGGCGGCCTGTCCTCGGTCCCGTTGCCGGAGCTGGCCGGGCACGTGCTCCGGCTGGCCGCTCGCACCGCCGTCAGCCACCTGCTGGCCTTCGATACCGGCGGCGTCACCGGGCATCCCGACCACGCCGCAGCCACCGCGGCGGCCGCTGCCGCGGCGGCCCGGCTGGACCTGCCGGTGGTCGGCTGGACCCTGCCGGCGTCGATCGCCGACCGGCTCAACGCCGAACTCGGGACCGCGTTCACCGGCCACCCGCTGTCCGAAGTGGACTGGACGCTGCCGGTGGACCGGTCCGTCCAGCGCCGCGCGATCGCCGCGCATGCCAGCCAAGCCACGCACAACCCGGTGCTCGTGCGCCGGCTGGAAATGCTCGGCGCTCTCGAGCACCTGCGGCTGTTGGCCGGCCATGCCGACGGCGAACGCCGTTAA
- a CDS encoding aminotransferase class V-fold PLP-dependent enzyme gives MSTMTGPGDGTAALPRSTADASAAPSSPLVERIRREVIGDGEVLDGPYGRRRITYADYTASGRSLGFIEDFVRAEVLPRYANTHTESSGTGLQTSRLREDARRVIRDAVGGDEDDLVIFCGSGATAAVNKLVGILELRVPAGLDARYRLSAQIPDRERPVVFVGPYEHHSNELPWRESIADVVVIDEDADGHIDLAQLAERLVRYADRPLRIGSFSAASNVTGVLTDTERIAALLHEHGALSFWDYAAAAPYVPIRMRPSAPGRVDHKDAIFLSPHKFVGGPQTPGVLVVRRELVRNAVPTVPGGGTVAFVDPVGHRYLDDPVAREEGGTPAIIESIRAGLVFALKQAVGTDLIQQREERLWRYALRRWEANPDIEILGSHNARRLSIVSFRIRAGERRLHHNYVVAVLNDLFGIQARGGCSCAGPYGHRLLAIDPRHSRAYRHEIGLGCEGIKPGWIRINFNYFISDAVRDYLVDAVDLLARQGHRLLTDYRFDPRTGLWRHHAGPGRAPLRLADVRYDGDGVLRWPNNPTTLGEDALAQHLRDAEALLADRPDRIDDGPTGLPADFEALRWFPLPPGCLPDHAPDAGE, from the coding sequence ATGAGCACGATGACGGGGCCGGGGGACGGTACGGCCGCACTGCCGCGTTCGACGGCGGACGCGTCGGCGGCGCCGAGTTCGCCGCTGGTCGAGCGGATCCGCCGCGAGGTGATCGGCGACGGCGAGGTGCTGGACGGCCCGTACGGGCGGCGGCGGATCACTTACGCCGACTACACCGCCTCCGGGCGGTCGCTCGGGTTCATCGAGGACTTCGTCCGGGCGGAGGTCTTGCCCCGGTACGCGAACACCCACACCGAGAGTTCCGGCACCGGGCTGCAGACCAGCCGGCTGCGGGAAGACGCCCGCCGGGTGATCCGGGACGCGGTCGGCGGCGACGAGGACGATCTGGTGATTTTCTGCGGGTCCGGGGCGACCGCGGCGGTGAACAAGCTGGTCGGCATTCTGGAACTGCGGGTGCCAGCCGGCTTGGACGCGCGCTACCGGCTGTCCGCGCAGATCCCGGATCGGGAACGGCCGGTGGTGTTCGTCGGCCCGTACGAGCACCATTCGAATGAACTGCCGTGGCGGGAGTCGATCGCGGACGTGGTGGTCATCGACGAGGACGCCGACGGCCACATCGATCTCGCCCAGCTGGCCGAGCGGCTGGTCCGCTACGCCGACCGGCCGCTGCGGATCGGCAGCTTCTCGGCCGCCTCGAACGTCACCGGGGTGCTGACCGACACCGAGCGGATCGCCGCGCTGCTGCACGAGCACGGGGCACTCTCGTTCTGGGACTACGCCGCCGCCGCGCCGTACGTGCCGATCCGGATGCGCCCGTCCGCGCCCGGCCGGGTCGACCACAAGGACGCGATCTTCCTGTCCCCGCACAAATTCGTCGGCGGCCCGCAGACTCCGGGCGTGCTGGTCGTACGGCGGGAGCTGGTGCGCAACGCGGTCCCGACCGTCCCGGGCGGGGGCACGGTGGCGTTCGTGGACCCGGTCGGACACCGCTACCTCGACGACCCGGTCGCCCGTGAAGAAGGCGGCACCCCGGCGATTATCGAGTCGATCCGGGCCGGGCTGGTGTTCGCGCTCAAACAGGCGGTGGGCACCGACCTGATCCAGCAACGGGAGGAACGGCTGTGGCGGTACGCGCTGCGCCGCTGGGAGGCCAATCCGGACATCGAAATCCTCGGCAGCCACAACGCCCGCCGGCTGTCCATCGTGTCCTTCCGGATCCGGGCGGGAGAACGGCGCCTGCACCACAACTACGTGGTCGCGGTCCTGAACGACCTGTTCGGGATCCAAGCCCGCGGCGGGTGTTCCTGCGCGGGACCCTACGGGCACCGGCTGCTGGCCATCGACCCGCGGCATTCGCGCGCCTACCGCCACGAGATCGGGCTCGGCTGCGAAGGCATCAAACCCGGCTGGATCCGGATCAACTTCAACTACTTCATTTCCGACGCCGTCCGCGACTACCTGGTCGACGCGGTCGACCTGCTGGCCCGGCAAGGCCACCGGCTGCTGACCGATTACCGGTTCGATCCGCGCACCGGCTTGTGGCGCCACCACGCCGGCCCCGGGCGCGCGCCGCTGCGGCTTGCCGATGTCCGTTACGACGGCGACGGCGTACTGCGCTGGCCGAACAACCCGACCACTCTCGGCGAAGACGCACTCGCGCAGCATCTCCGGGACGCGGAAGCGCTGCTGGCGGACCGGCCGGACCGGATCGACGACGGCCCCACCGGGTTGCCCGCCGATTTCGAGGCGCTGCGCTGGTTCCCCTTGCCACCCGGATGTCTGCCCGATCACGCGCCGGACGCGGGGGAGTGA